In Rhinopithecus roxellana isolate Shanxi Qingling chromosome 4, ASM756505v1, whole genome shotgun sequence, a single genomic region encodes these proteins:
- the MDC1 gene encoding mediator of DNA damage checkpoint protein 1 isoform X5, producing the protein MEDTQAIDWDIEEEEETEQSSESLRCNVEPVGRLHIFSGAHGPEKDFPLHLGKNVVGRMPDCSVALPFPSISKQHAEIEILAWDKAPILRDCGSLNGTQILRPPKVLSPGVSHRLRDQELILFADLLCQYHRLDVSLPFVSRGPLTVEETPRVQGGTQPQRLLLAEDSEEEVDFLSERRVVKKSRTTSSPVAMIVPESDEEGHSPVLGGPGPPFAFNLNSDTDAEEGQQSATEEASSAARRGATIEAEQSEAEVVTEIQLEKDQPSVKERDNDTKVKRGAGNGVVLAGIILERSQPPGEDSDTDVDDDSRPPGRPAEVHLEKAQPFGFIDSDTDAEEEGIPATPVVVPMKKRKIFHGVGTGGPGAPGLSHLQESQADSDTDVEEGKAPQAVPLEKSQASMVINSDTDDEEEVSAALTLARLKESQPAVWNRDAEEDMAHHVVLLQRSQTTTGRDSDTDVEEEELPVENTETVPKGHTKIRALVRAHSEKDQPPFGDSDDSVEADKSSPGIHLERSQASITVDINTKVEEEVPPGSAIVHMKKHQVSMEGTNQTDVKADGGPAKLPVVSLEEAWPPHGDCETDAEEGTSLAASAVADVRRSQLPAEGDTGAEWTAACLKQERAYEVGAQGGSPVAQVEQDLPTSRENLTDVVDTDIPGESTQPQREGAQVPRERERKQHVGRTKDSEDNCDDSEDPDLQATQCFLENQGLEAVQSMEDEPTQAFMLTPPQELGPSHCSFQTTGLLNCKMPPTEKASRIRAAEKASRGDQESPDACLPPTVPEASAPPQKPLNSQSQKHLAPQPLLPPLSPSIEPTIRKTEQDRSQEAPETPLSSELEPFHPKPKIITRKSSRMTPFPATSAAPEPHPSTSTAQPVTPKPTSQATRSRTNRSSVKTPEPVVPTVTELQPSTSTDQPVASEPTSQATRRRKNRSSVKTRETVVPTALELHPSTSTDQPVTPKPTSQTTRSRTNRSSVKTPKPVVPTVPELQPSTSTDQPVASEPTSQATRRRKNRSSVKTPETVVPTALELQPSTSTDQPVTPKPISRTTRSRTNRSSVKTPESTVLIAPELPPSTSTEQPVTSEPTYQATRGRKNRSSVKTPETVVATAPKLQPSTSTDQPITPEPTSQATRGRTNRSSVKSPETVLPTAPELQPSTSTHQPVTPKCTSQATRGRTNRSSVKTPEPVVSTAPELQPSTSTHQPITPEPTSQATRGRTDRSSVKTLETVVPTAPELQASTSTDQPVTSEPTSRTTRGRKNRSSVKTPETVVPTAPEPHPTTSTDQPVTPKPTSRATRGRTNRSSVKTPELIVPIAPELYPSTSRSQLVTPEPTSRATRGRTNRSSVKTPEPAVPTAPEPHPTTSTDQPVTPKPTSRATRGRTNRSSVKTPESVEPAASDLEPFTPTDQPVTPEAIPQGGQSKTLRSSTVSAMLIPTTPEFQSPVTTDQPISPEPIPQASCIKRQRATGNPGSLTAPIDHKPCSAPLEPKSRPSRNQRWGAVRAGESLTAIPEPTSPQLLDTPTHASQIQKVEPTGRSRFTPELQPKASQSRKRSLAIMDSPHQKQPQRGEVSQKTLIIKEEEEDTVEKPGKEEDVMTPKPGKRKRDQAEEEPNRIPNRSLRRTKLNQESTAPKVLFTGVVDARGERAVLALGGSLAGSAAEASHLVTDRIRRTVKFLCALGRGIPILSLDWLHQSGKAGCFLPPDEYVVTDPEQEKNFGFSLQDALSRARERRLLEGYEIYVTPGVQPPPPQMGEIITCCGGTYLPSMPRSYKPQRVVITCPQDFPRCSVPLRVGLPLLSPEFLLTGVLKQEAKPEAFVLSPLSST; encoded by the exons ATGGAGGACACCCAGGCTATTGACTGGGATattgaagaagaggaggagacagagcaATCCAGTGAATCCTTGAGGTGTAATGTGGAGCCAGTAGGGCGGCTACATATCTTTAGTGGTGCCCATGGACCAGAAAAAG ATTTCCCACTACACCTCGGGAAGAATGTGGTAGGCCGAATGCCTGACTGCTCTGTGGCCCTGCCCTTTCCATCTATCTCCAAACAACATGCAGAGATTGAAATCCTAGCCTGGGACAAGGCACCTATCCTCCGAGACTGTGGGAGCCTTAATGGTACTCAAATCCTGAGACCTCCTAAGGTTTTGAGCCCTGGGGTGAGTCACCGTCTGAGGGACCAGGAATTGATTCTCTTTGCTGACTTGCTCTGCCAGTACCATCGCCTGGATGTCTCTCTGCCCTTTGTCTCCCGGGGCCCTCTGACTGTAGAAGAGACACCCAGGGTACAGGGAGGAACTCAACCCCAGAGGCTTCTGTTAGCTGAGGACTCAGAGGAGGAAGTAG attttctttctgaaaggCGTGTGGTAAAAAAATCAAGGACCACATCTTCCCCCGTGGCAATGATAGTTCCAGAGAG TGATGAAGAGGGGCATTCCCCTGTCCTGGGTGGCCCTGGGCCGCCTTTTGCCTTCAATTTGAACAGTGACACAGATGCGGAAGAAGGTCAGCAATCAGCCACAGAGGAGGCCTCCTCAGCTGCCAGAAGAGGTGCCACTATAGAGGCAGAGCAGTCTGAAGCTGAAGTTGTAACTGAAATCCAGCTTGAAAAGGATCAGCCTTCAGTGAAGGAGAGGGACAATGACACAAAAGTCAAGAGGGGTGCAGGGAATGGGGTAGTTCTAGCTGGGATAATTCTGGAGAGGAGCCAACCTCCTGGAGAGGATAGTGACACAGATGTGGATGATGACAGCAGGCCTCCTGGAAGGCCAGCTGAGGTCCATTTGGAAAAGGCTCAGCCTTTTGGCTTCATCGACAGCGACACCGATGCGGAAGAAGAGGGGATTCCAGCAACCCCAGTTGTCGTTCCTATGAAGAAGAGGAAGATCTTTCATGGAGTTGGTACAGGGGGTCCTGGAGCACCAGGCCTGTCCCATCTGCAGGAGAGCCAGGCTGATAGTGATACAGATGTGGAGGAAGGCAAGGCCCCACAGGCTGTCCCTCTGGAGAAAAGCCAAGCTTCCATGGTTATCAACAGCGATACAGATGATGAGGAAGAAGTCTCAGCAGCGCTGACTTTGGCACGTCTGAAAGAGAGCCAGCCTGCTGTATGGAACAGAGATGCAGAAGAGGACATGGCCCACCATGTGGTCCTTCTCCAGCGAAGCCAAACCACCACTGGGAGAGACAGTGACACAgatgtggaggaggaagagctcCCAGTGGAAAATACAGAAACCGTCCCCAAGGGTCACACAAAGATTAGAGCCCTTGTTAGAGCACATTCAGAAAAGGACCAGCCTCCTTTTGGGGACAGTGATGACAGTGTGGAAGCAGATAAGAGCTCACCTGGGATCCACCTGGAAAGAAGCCAAGCCTCCATCACAGTGGACATCAACACAAAAGTAGAGGAGGAAGTCCCGCCAGGGTCAGCCATTGTACATATGAAGAAGCATCAGGTGTCTATGGAGGGGACAAATCAAACAGATGTGAAAGCAGACGGGGGACCAGCAAAGCTGCCTGTGGTATCTCTAGAGGAAGCCTGGCCTCCGCATGGGGACTGTGAAACAGATGCGGAGGAGGGCACCTCCTTAGCAGCCTCAGCAGTTGCAGATGTAAGAAGGAGCCAGCTTCCAGCAGAAGGGGATACTGGGGCAGAGTGGACTGCAGCTTGTCTTAAGCAGGAGAGAGCTTATGAGGTGGGGGCCCAGGGTGGGTCACCTGTGGCACAAGTGGAGCAGGACCTCCCTACCTCAAGAGAGAACCTCACAGATGTGGTGGACACAGACATTCCAGGGGAATCCACCCAGCCACAGAGAGAGGGAGCCCAGGTCcccagagaaagggagagaaaacaaCATGTGGGTAGGACCAAGGACTCTGAAGACAACTGTGATG ATTCTGAAGATCCGGACCTACAAGCTACCCAATGCTTTCTGGAGAATCAGGGCTTGGAAG CAGTCCAGAGCATGGAGGATGAACCTACCCAGGCCTTCATGTTGACTCCACCCCAAGAACTTGGCCCTTCCCATTGCAGCTTCCAGACAACAG gCCTCCTGAATTGTAAGATGCCACCCACTGAGAAGGCTTCTAGGATCAGAGCTGCTGAGAAAGCTTCCAGG GGCGATCAGGAATCTCCAGATGCTTGTCTGCCTCCTACAGTGCCTGAAGCCTCAGCCCCACCCCAAAAGCCCCTTAACTCTCAGAGCCAGAAACATCTTGCACCTCAGccccttcttcctcccctttcaCCTTCTATCGAGCCAACCATTCGTAAGACCGAGCAGGATAGGAGTCAGGAAGCTCCAGAGACTCCCTTGTCCTCAGAGCTGGAGCCTTTCCACCCAAAGCCTAAAATCATAACTCGGAAGTCCTCTAGGATGACACCCTTTCCAGCTACCTCTGCTGCCCCTGAGCCCCACCCTTCCACCTCCACAGCCCAGCCAGTCACCCCCAAGCCCACATCTCAGGCCACTAGGAGCAGGACAAATAGGTCCTCTGTCAAGACCCCTGAACCAGTTGTGCCCACAGTCACTGAGCTCCAGCCTTCCACCTCCACAGACCAGCCTGTCGCCTCTGAGCCCACATCTCAGGCTActaggagaagaaaaaatagatcCTCTGTCAAGACCCGTGAAACAGTTGTGCCCACAGCCCTTGAGCTCCACCCTTCCACCTCCACAGACCAACCTGTCACCCCCAAGCCCACATCTCAGACCACTAGGAGCAGGACAAATAGGTCCTCTGTCAAGACTCCTAAACCAGTTGTCCCCACAGTCCCTGAGCTCCAGCCTTCCACCTCCACAGACCAGCCTGTCGCCTCTGAGCCCACATCTCAGGCTActaggagaagaaaaaatagatcCTCTGTCAAGACCCCTGAAACAGTTGTGCCCACAGCCCTTGAGCTCCAGCCTTCCACCTCCACAGACCAACCTGTCACCCCCAAGCCCATATCTCGGACCACTAGGAGCAGGACAAATAGGTCCTCTGTCAAGACCCCTGAATCAACTGTCCTTATAGCCCCTGAGCTCCCACCTTCCACCTCCACAGAGCAGCCTGTCACCTCTGAGCCCACATATCAGGCTACTAGGGGAAGAAAAAATAGATCCTCTGTCAAGACCCCTGAAACAGTTGTGGCCACAGCCCCTAAGCTCCAGCCTTCCACCTCCACAGACCAACCTATCACTCCTGAGCCCACATCTCAGGCCACCAGGGGTAGGACAAATAGGTCCTCTGTCAAGAGCCCTGAAACAGTTCTCCCCACAGCCCCTGAGCTCCAGCCTTCCACCTCCACACACCAGCCAGTCACTCCCAAGTGCACATCTCAGGCCACCAGGGGCAGGACAAATAGGTCCTCCGTCAAGACCCCTGAACCAGTTGTCTCCACAGCCCCTGAGCTCCAGCCTTCCACCTCCACACACCAGCCTATTACCCCCGAGCCTACATCTCAGGCTACTAGGGGAAGAACAGATAGATCCTCTGTCAAGACTCTTGAAACAGTTGTGCCCACAGCCCCTGAGCTCCAGGCTTCCACCTCCACAGACCAGCCTGTCACCTCTGAGCCCACATCTCGGACCACTAGGGGAAGAAAAAATAGGTCTTCTGTCAAGACCCCTGAAACAGTTGTGCCCACAGCGCCTGAGCCCCATCCTACCACCTCCACAGACCAGCCTGTCACCCCCAAGCCCACATCTCGGGCCACTAGGGGCAGGACAAATAGGTCATCTGTCAAGACTCCTGAATTAATTGTCCCTATAGCCCCTGAGCTTTACCCTTCCACCTCCAGAAGCCAGCTTGTCACCCCTGAGCCCACATCTCGGGCCACTAGGGGCAGGACAAATAGGTCCTCTGTCAAGACCCCTGAGCCAGCTGTCCCCACAGCCCCTGAGCCCCATCCTACCACCTCCACAGACCAGCCTGTCACCCCCAAGCCCACATCTAGGGCCACTAGGGGAAGGACAAATAGGTCCTCTGTCAAGACTCCTGAATCAGTTGAACCAGCAGCCTCTGATCTTGAGCCTTTTACCCCCACAGACCAGCCTGTCACCCCTGAGGCCATACCTCAGGGTGGTCAGAGCAAAACACTGAGGTCTTCCACAGTAAGTGCTATGCTAATTCCTACTACCCCTGAATTCCAATCTCCTGTCACCACAGACCAGCCTATTTCCCCTGAGCCTATTCCTCAAGCCAGTTGCATCAAGAGGCAGAGAGCCACTGGGAATCCTGGCTCCCTCACAGCTCCCATTGACCATAAGCCTTGCTCTGCACCCCTGGAACCTAAATCCCGGCCCTCAAGGAACCAAAGATGGGGAGCAGTGAGAGCAGGTGAATCCCTTACAGCCATTCCTGAGCCTACCTCTCCCCAGCTTCTTGATACACCAACTCATGCCTCCCAGATCCAAAAGGTGGAACCAACAGGTAGATCTAGGTTCACCCCAGAGCTCCAGCCTAAGGCCTCTCAAAGCCGCAAGAGGTCTTTAGCTATCATGGATTCACCACATCAAAAACAGCCCCAAAGAGGGGAAGTCTCCCAGAAGACACTGATTatcaaggaagaggaagaagatacTGTGGAGAAGCCAGGGAAGGAAGAG GATGTCATGACTCCaaaaccaggcaagagaaagagagaccaggCAGAGGAGGAGCCCAACAGAATACCTAATCGCAGCCTCCGACGGACCAAACTTAACCAAGAATCAACAGCCCCCAAA GTGCTCTTCACAGGAGTGGTGGATGCTCGGGGAGAGCGGGCCGTGCTGGCACTTGGGGGAAGTCTGGCTGGTTCAGCGGCAGAGGCTTCCCACCTGGTCACTGATCGCATCCGCCGAACAGTCAAGTTCCTGTGTGCCCTGGGGCGGGGAATCCCCATTCTCTCCCTGGACTGGCTGCATCAG TCCGGCAAGGCCGGTTGCTTCTTACCCCCGGATGAATATGTGGTGACTGACCCTGAGCAAGAGAAGAACTTTGGCTTTAGCCTTCAAGACGCACTGAGTCGGGCTCGGGAGCGAAGGCTGCTGGAG gGCTATGAGATCTATGTGACCCCTGGAGTCCAGCCACCACCACCTCAGATGGGAGAGATCATTACCTGCTGTGGAGGCACATACCTACCCAGCATGCCTCGGTCCTATAAG CCTCAGAGAGTTGTGATCACATGCCCTCAGGACTTCCCTCGTTGCTCTGTTCCACTGCGTGTTGGGCTGCCCCTCCTCTCACCTGAGTTCCTGCTGACTGGAGTGCTGAAGCAGGAAGCCAAGCCAGAGGCCTTTGTCCTTTCCCCTTTGTCATCTACCTGA
- the MDC1 gene encoding mediator of DNA damage checkpoint protein 1 isoform X4 — MEDTQAIDWDIEEEEETEQSSESLRCNVEPVGRLHIFSGAHGPEKDFPLHLGKNVVGRMPDCSVALPFPSISKQHAEIEILAWDKAPILRDCGSLNGTQILRPPKVLSPGVSHRLRDQELILFADLLCQYHRLDVSLPFVSRGPLTVEETPRVQGGTQPQRLLLAEDSEEEVDFLSERRVVKKSRTTSSPVAMIVPESDEEGHSPVLGGPGPPFAFNLNSDTDAEEGQQSATEEASSAARRGATIEAEQSEAEVVTEIQLEKDQPSVKERDNDTKVKRGAGNGVVLAGIILERSQPPGEDSDTDVDDDSRPPGRPAEVHLEKAQPFGFIDSDTDAEEEGIPATPVVVPMKKRKIFHGVGTGGPGAPGLSHLQESQADSDTDVEEGKAPQAVPLEKSQASMVINSDTDDEEEVSAALTLARLKESQPAVWNRDAEEDMAHHVVLLQRSQTTTGRDSDTDVEEEELPVENTETVPKGHTKIRALVRAHSEKDQPPFGDSDDSVEADKSSPGIHLERSQASITVDINTKVEEEVPPGSAIVHMKKHQVSMEGTNQTDVKADGGPAKLPVVSLEEAWPPHGDCETDAEEGTSLAASAVADVRRSQLPAEGDTGAEWTAACLKQERAYEVGAQGGSPVAQVEQDLPTSRENLTDVVDTDIPGESTQPQREGAQVPRERERKQHVGRTKDSEDNCDDSEDPDLQATQCFLENQGLEAVQSMEDEPTQAFMLTPPQELGPSHCSFQTTGTLDEPWEVLATQPFCLRESEDSETQPFDTHLEAYGPCLSPPRAIPGDQHPESPVHTEPMGIQGRGRQTVDKGLLNCKMPPTEKASRIRAAEKASRGDQESPDACLPPTVPEASAPPQKPLNSQSQKHLAPQPLLPPLSPSIEPTIRKTEQDRSQEAPETPLSSELEPFHPKPKIITRKSSRMTPFPATSAAPEPHPSTSTAQPVTPKPTSQATRSRTNRSSVKTPEPVVPTVTELQPSTSTDQPVASEPTSQATRRRKNRSSVKTRETVVPTALELHPSTSTDQPVTPKPTSQTTRSRTNRSSVKTPKPVVPTVPELQPSTSTDQPVASEPTSQATRRRKNRSSVKTPETVVPTALELQPSTSTDQPVTPKPISRTTRSRTNRSSVKTPESTVLIAPELPPSTSTEQPVTSEPTYQATRGRKNRSSVKTPETVVATAPKLQPSTSTDQPITPEPTSQATRGRTNRSSVKSPETVLPTAPELQPSTSTHQPVTPKCTSQATRGRTNRSSVKTPEPVVSTAPELQPSTSTHQPITPEPTSQATRGRTDRSSVKTLETVVPTAPELQASTSTDQPVTSEPTSRTTRGRKNRSSVKTPETVVPTAPEPHPTTSTDQPVTPKPTSRATRGRTNRSSVKTPELIVPIAPELYPSTSRSQLVTPEPTSRATRGRTNRSSVKTPEPAVPTAPEPHPTTSTDQPVTPKPTSRATRGRTNRSSVKTPESVEPAASDLEPFTPTDQPVTPEAIPQGGQSKTLRSSTVSAMLIPTTPEFQSPVTTDQPISPEPIPQASCIKRQRATGNPGSLTAPIDHKPCSAPLEPKSRPSRNQRWGAVRAGESLTAIPEPTSPQLLDTPTHASQIQKVEPTGRSRFTPELQPKASQSRKRSLAIMDSPHQKQPQRGEVSQKTLIIKEEEEDTVEKPGKEEDVMTPKPGKRKRDQAEEEPNRIPNRSLRRTKLNQESTAPKVLFTGVVDARGERAVLALGGSLAGSAAEASHLVTDRIRRTVKFLCALGRGIPILSLDWLHQSGKAGCFLPPDEYVVTDPEQEKNFGFSLQDALSRARERRLLEGYEIYVTPGVQPPPPQMGEIITCCGGTYLPSMPRSYKPQRVVITCPQDFPRCSVPLRVGLPLLSPEFLLTGVLKQEAKPEAFVLSPLSST, encoded by the exons ATGGAGGACACCCAGGCTATTGACTGGGATattgaagaagaggaggagacagagcaATCCAGTGAATCCTTGAGGTGTAATGTGGAGCCAGTAGGGCGGCTACATATCTTTAGTGGTGCCCATGGACCAGAAAAAG ATTTCCCACTACACCTCGGGAAGAATGTGGTAGGCCGAATGCCTGACTGCTCTGTGGCCCTGCCCTTTCCATCTATCTCCAAACAACATGCAGAGATTGAAATCCTAGCCTGGGACAAGGCACCTATCCTCCGAGACTGTGGGAGCCTTAATGGTACTCAAATCCTGAGACCTCCTAAGGTTTTGAGCCCTGGGGTGAGTCACCGTCTGAGGGACCAGGAATTGATTCTCTTTGCTGACTTGCTCTGCCAGTACCATCGCCTGGATGTCTCTCTGCCCTTTGTCTCCCGGGGCCCTCTGACTGTAGAAGAGACACCCAGGGTACAGGGAGGAACTCAACCCCAGAGGCTTCTGTTAGCTGAGGACTCAGAGGAGGAAGTAG attttctttctgaaaggCGTGTGGTAAAAAAATCAAGGACCACATCTTCCCCCGTGGCAATGATAGTTCCAGAGAG TGATGAAGAGGGGCATTCCCCTGTCCTGGGTGGCCCTGGGCCGCCTTTTGCCTTCAATTTGAACAGTGACACAGATGCGGAAGAAGGTCAGCAATCAGCCACAGAGGAGGCCTCCTCAGCTGCCAGAAGAGGTGCCACTATAGAGGCAGAGCAGTCTGAAGCTGAAGTTGTAACTGAAATCCAGCTTGAAAAGGATCAGCCTTCAGTGAAGGAGAGGGACAATGACACAAAAGTCAAGAGGGGTGCAGGGAATGGGGTAGTTCTAGCTGGGATAATTCTGGAGAGGAGCCAACCTCCTGGAGAGGATAGTGACACAGATGTGGATGATGACAGCAGGCCTCCTGGAAGGCCAGCTGAGGTCCATTTGGAAAAGGCTCAGCCTTTTGGCTTCATCGACAGCGACACCGATGCGGAAGAAGAGGGGATTCCAGCAACCCCAGTTGTCGTTCCTATGAAGAAGAGGAAGATCTTTCATGGAGTTGGTACAGGGGGTCCTGGAGCACCAGGCCTGTCCCATCTGCAGGAGAGCCAGGCTGATAGTGATACAGATGTGGAGGAAGGCAAGGCCCCACAGGCTGTCCCTCTGGAGAAAAGCCAAGCTTCCATGGTTATCAACAGCGATACAGATGATGAGGAAGAAGTCTCAGCAGCGCTGACTTTGGCACGTCTGAAAGAGAGCCAGCCTGCTGTATGGAACAGAGATGCAGAAGAGGACATGGCCCACCATGTGGTCCTTCTCCAGCGAAGCCAAACCACCACTGGGAGAGACAGTGACACAgatgtggaggaggaagagctcCCAGTGGAAAATACAGAAACCGTCCCCAAGGGTCACACAAAGATTAGAGCCCTTGTTAGAGCACATTCAGAAAAGGACCAGCCTCCTTTTGGGGACAGTGATGACAGTGTGGAAGCAGATAAGAGCTCACCTGGGATCCACCTGGAAAGAAGCCAAGCCTCCATCACAGTGGACATCAACACAAAAGTAGAGGAGGAAGTCCCGCCAGGGTCAGCCATTGTACATATGAAGAAGCATCAGGTGTCTATGGAGGGGACAAATCAAACAGATGTGAAAGCAGACGGGGGACCAGCAAAGCTGCCTGTGGTATCTCTAGAGGAAGCCTGGCCTCCGCATGGGGACTGTGAAACAGATGCGGAGGAGGGCACCTCCTTAGCAGCCTCAGCAGTTGCAGATGTAAGAAGGAGCCAGCTTCCAGCAGAAGGGGATACTGGGGCAGAGTGGACTGCAGCTTGTCTTAAGCAGGAGAGAGCTTATGAGGTGGGGGCCCAGGGTGGGTCACCTGTGGCACAAGTGGAGCAGGACCTCCCTACCTCAAGAGAGAACCTCACAGATGTGGTGGACACAGACATTCCAGGGGAATCCACCCAGCCACAGAGAGAGGGAGCCCAGGTCcccagagaaagggagagaaaacaaCATGTGGGTAGGACCAAGGACTCTGAAGACAACTGTGATG ATTCTGAAGATCCGGACCTACAAGCTACCCAATGCTTTCTGGAGAATCAGGGCTTGGAAG CAGTCCAGAGCATGGAGGATGAACCTACCCAGGCCTTCATGTTGACTCCACCCCAAGAACTTGGCCCTTCCCATTGCAGCTTCCAGACAACAG gTACCCTAGATGAACCATGGGAGGTCCTGGCTACACAGCCATTCTGTCTGAGAGAGTCTGAGGACTCTGAGACCCAGCCTTTTGACACCCACCTTGAGGCCTATGGACCTTGCCTGTCTCCACCTAGGGCAATACCAGGAGACCAACATCCAGAGAGCCCAGTTCACACAGAGCCAATGGGGATTCAAGGCAGAGGGAGGCAGACTGTGGATAAAG gCCTCCTGAATTGTAAGATGCCACCCACTGAGAAGGCTTCTAGGATCAGAGCTGCTGAGAAAGCTTCCAGG GGCGATCAGGAATCTCCAGATGCTTGTCTGCCTCCTACAGTGCCTGAAGCCTCAGCCCCACCCCAAAAGCCCCTTAACTCTCAGAGCCAGAAACATCTTGCACCTCAGccccttcttcctcccctttcaCCTTCTATCGAGCCAACCATTCGTAAGACCGAGCAGGATAGGAGTCAGGAAGCTCCAGAGACTCCCTTGTCCTCAGAGCTGGAGCCTTTCCACCCAAAGCCTAAAATCATAACTCGGAAGTCCTCTAGGATGACACCCTTTCCAGCTACCTCTGCTGCCCCTGAGCCCCACCCTTCCACCTCCACAGCCCAGCCAGTCACCCCCAAGCCCACATCTCAGGCCACTAGGAGCAGGACAAATAGGTCCTCTGTCAAGACCCCTGAACCAGTTGTGCCCACAGTCACTGAGCTCCAGCCTTCCACCTCCACAGACCAGCCTGTCGCCTCTGAGCCCACATCTCAGGCTActaggagaagaaaaaatagatcCTCTGTCAAGACCCGTGAAACAGTTGTGCCCACAGCCCTTGAGCTCCACCCTTCCACCTCCACAGACCAACCTGTCACCCCCAAGCCCACATCTCAGACCACTAGGAGCAGGACAAATAGGTCCTCTGTCAAGACTCCTAAACCAGTTGTCCCCACAGTCCCTGAGCTCCAGCCTTCCACCTCCACAGACCAGCCTGTCGCCTCTGAGCCCACATCTCAGGCTActaggagaagaaaaaatagatcCTCTGTCAAGACCCCTGAAACAGTTGTGCCCACAGCCCTTGAGCTCCAGCCTTCCACCTCCACAGACCAACCTGTCACCCCCAAGCCCATATCTCGGACCACTAGGAGCAGGACAAATAGGTCCTCTGTCAAGACCCCTGAATCAACTGTCCTTATAGCCCCTGAGCTCCCACCTTCCACCTCCACAGAGCAGCCTGTCACCTCTGAGCCCACATATCAGGCTACTAGGGGAAGAAAAAATAGATCCTCTGTCAAGACCCCTGAAACAGTTGTGGCCACAGCCCCTAAGCTCCAGCCTTCCACCTCCACAGACCAACCTATCACTCCTGAGCCCACATCTCAGGCCACCAGGGGTAGGACAAATAGGTCCTCTGTCAAGAGCCCTGAAACAGTTCTCCCCACAGCCCCTGAGCTCCAGCCTTCCACCTCCACACACCAGCCAGTCACTCCCAAGTGCACATCTCAGGCCACCAGGGGCAGGACAAATAGGTCCTCCGTCAAGACCCCTGAACCAGTTGTCTCCACAGCCCCTGAGCTCCAGCCTTCCACCTCCACACACCAGCCTATTACCCCCGAGCCTACATCTCAGGCTACTAGGGGAAGAACAGATAGATCCTCTGTCAAGACTCTTGAAACAGTTGTGCCCACAGCCCCTGAGCTCCAGGCTTCCACCTCCACAGACCAGCCTGTCACCTCTGAGCCCACATCTCGGACCACTAGGGGAAGAAAAAATAGGTCTTCTGTCAAGACCCCTGAAACAGTTGTGCCCACAGCGCCTGAGCCCCATCCTACCACCTCCACAGACCAGCCTGTCACCCCCAAGCCCACATCTCGGGCCACTAGGGGCAGGACAAATAGGTCATCTGTCAAGACTCCTGAATTAATTGTCCCTATAGCCCCTGAGCTTTACCCTTCCACCTCCAGAAGCCAGCTTGTCACCCCTGAGCCCACATCTCGGGCCACTAGGGGCAGGACAAATAGGTCCTCTGTCAAGACCCCTGAGCCAGCTGTCCCCACAGCCCCTGAGCCCCATCCTACCACCTCCACAGACCAGCCTGTCACCCCCAAGCCCACATCTAGGGCCACTAGGGGAAGGACAAATAGGTCCTCTGTCAAGACTCCTGAATCAGTTGAACCAGCAGCCTCTGATCTTGAGCCTTTTACCCCCACAGACCAGCCTGTCACCCCTGAGGCCATACCTCAGGGTGGTCAGAGCAAAACACTGAGGTCTTCCACAGTAAGTGCTATGCTAATTCCTACTACCCCTGAATTCCAATCTCCTGTCACCACAGACCAGCCTATTTCCCCTGAGCCTATTCCTCAAGCCAGTTGCATCAAGAGGCAGAGAGCCACTGGGAATCCTGGCTCCCTCACAGCTCCCATTGACCATAAGCCTTGCTCTGCACCCCTGGAACCTAAATCCCGGCCCTCAAGGAACCAAAGATGGGGAGCAGTGAGAGCAGGTGAATCCCTTACAGCCATTCCTGAGCCTACCTCTCCCCAGCTTCTTGATACACCAACTCATGCCTCCCAGATCCAAAAGGTGGAACCAACAGGTAGATCTAGGTTCACCCCAGAGCTCCAGCCTAAGGCCTCTCAAAGCCGCAAGAGGTCTTTAGCTATCATGGATTCACCACATCAAAAACAGCCCCAAAGAGGGGAAGTCTCCCAGAAGACACTGATTatcaaggaagaggaagaagatacTGTGGAGAAGCCAGGGAAGGAAGAG GATGTCATGACTCCaaaaccaggcaagagaaagagagaccaggCAGAGGAGGAGCCCAACAGAATACCTAATCGCAGCCTCCGACGGACCAAACTTAACCAAGAATCAACAGCCCCCAAA GTGCTCTTCACAGGAGTGGTGGATGCTCGGGGAGAGCGGGCCGTGCTGGCACTTGGGGGAAGTCTGGCTGGTTCAGCGGCAGAGGCTTCCCACCTGGTCACTGATCGCATCCGCCGAACAGTCAAGTTCCTGTGTGCCCTGGGGCGGGGAATCCCCATTCTCTCCCTGGACTGGCTGCATCAG TCCGGCAAGGCCGGTTGCTTCTTACCCCCGGATGAATATGTGGTGACTGACCCTGAGCAAGAGAAGAACTTTGGCTTTAGCCTTCAAGACGCACTGAGTCGGGCTCGGGAGCGAAGGCTGCTGGAG gGCTATGAGATCTATGTGACCCCTGGAGTCCAGCCACCACCACCTCAGATGGGAGAGATCATTACCTGCTGTGGAGGCACATACCTACCCAGCATGCCTCGGTCCTATAAG CCTCAGAGAGTTGTGATCACATGCCCTCAGGACTTCCCTCGTTGCTCTGTTCCACTGCGTGTTGGGCTGCCCCTCCTCTCACCTGAGTTCCTGCTGACTGGAGTGCTGAAGCAGGAAGCCAAGCCAGAGGCCTTTGTCCTTTCCCCTTTGTCATCTACCTGA